One stretch of Comamonas testosteroni DNA includes these proteins:
- the pilO2 gene encoding type 4b pilus protein PilO2, translated as MSAYLIERRYVIGVTWQQTVQAVNLKKHAQQLARKGKADYYCTVAPATVGTAKLKVSNQGEKLIALATGVAAFANGHVFAAIRLPQGIWICAAIDGAPATGFDALVTDEEAARARLAAFERLATSSISLFTSEPDLLYPAPQVQPVTLSQVISAAASNEASEPLAKVGTSIPPAVLYTVAGAILLLGGVRAWDYWQLEQKRQAELLANANELDPKTAWTQAFQAYAQEKSTYGHEALRALREATEKLPTSIAGWRLKETDCKPSAGSTWGCTLKFERTADVGLDPTNEDFDRLRPREWTVRYSTVDEIEAVMQVSAPARRLNFDELTPLATQQVRGLSSLQLILRAFSGKTIGPFQPEAVPAPLNKVGEPVSMPAELGLAIYKAALTNLSGPLLSVDLLIAPEVPVAWTSFKVDFARLPNDWQANGEASLKKSLMTATLAGEIYAKN; from the coding sequence ATGAGCGCATACCTCATTGAGCGGCGCTATGTGATCGGCGTGACTTGGCAGCAGACTGTCCAAGCCGTGAATCTCAAGAAGCACGCACAACAACTTGCCCGCAAGGGGAAGGCGGACTACTACTGTACGGTAGCACCAGCCACCGTGGGCACCGCGAAACTCAAAGTCTCCAACCAGGGGGAAAAGCTCATCGCCTTGGCTACCGGCGTGGCCGCCTTCGCCAATGGCCATGTGTTTGCAGCCATCAGGCTCCCACAAGGGATCTGGATCTGCGCCGCAATCGACGGAGCACCAGCGACTGGCTTCGATGCGCTGGTGACGGACGAAGAAGCGGCTCGCGCGCGGCTGGCTGCATTTGAGCGCTTGGCCACCTCGTCCATCTCACTGTTCACGAGTGAGCCAGATTTACTTTACCCTGCCCCACAGGTTCAGCCCGTAACGCTGAGCCAGGTCATCAGCGCAGCAGCCAGTAATGAGGCAAGCGAGCCCTTGGCCAAGGTCGGCACCAGCATCCCTCCAGCTGTGCTCTACACCGTCGCCGGCGCGATCCTTTTGCTCGGGGGAGTTCGTGCTTGGGACTATTGGCAACTGGAGCAAAAACGCCAAGCAGAGCTCTTGGCCAACGCCAATGAGCTGGACCCCAAGACAGCATGGACTCAAGCCTTCCAAGCATATGCACAGGAAAAGTCTACCTACGGGCACGAAGCGCTACGCGCATTGCGCGAAGCCACTGAAAAACTACCCACCAGCATCGCGGGGTGGCGCCTAAAGGAGACCGACTGCAAGCCAAGCGCTGGCAGCACTTGGGGCTGCACGCTGAAATTCGAGCGCACCGCAGACGTGGGTCTCGACCCCACCAACGAGGACTTCGACCGCTTGCGCCCACGCGAGTGGACGGTCCGCTATTCCACAGTGGATGAAATAGAGGCTGTGATGCAAGTGTCAGCGCCTGCACGCCGCCTCAATTTCGATGAACTAACCCCACTGGCCACCCAGCAAGTACGTGGTCTCAGCTCGTTGCAGCTCATCTTGCGCGCTTTCAGCGGAAAAACCATCGGGCCATTCCAGCCGGAAGCAGTTCCTGCACCGCTCAACAAGGTCGGAGAGCCCGTGTCCATGCCTGCCGAGCTAGGGCTGGCCATCTACAAAGCTGCGTTGACCAACCTTAGCGGCCCCTTGCTCAGCGTGGATCTGCTGATCGCTCCAGAGGTGCCAGTGGCATGGACCTCATTCAAGGTTGACTTTGCCCGCCTGCCAAACGACTGGCAGGCCAACGGCGAAGCGTCTCTCAAGAAAAGCCTCATGACGGCCACATTGGCCGGAGAAATCTATGCAAAGAACTAA
- a CDS encoding ATPase, T2SS/T4P/T4SS family, whose protein sequence is MQWPFFSRQRSTVPAPPTATTFVLSQRVIKTETELLKEVSFHRPLGKDKDINLAGSLAQHICPLETRKDSKQFILLVSNRHRSSQELRATTELLLSKNYRLAPGANVYLVESETIIHAVSRGHIDGTQGERLRNILGDRAKAGYYQSFEELVRYGVTNRASDIHLNIFTAQARSEVRFTIEGKYVAPPRFHLPTATLLSIAGVAYQTAKGVKDPVFNGTVESQCRIFIDLAEFGQFMLRWASMACDEGPQITMRITPINAKKEPLTLEQLGYLPTQIAMLMRAMRSEGGAIILSGVVDSGKSTTISTLLSGVPSTRKVMTVEDPRENILPGSHFHQNTVSRDLESDEDPFKPKKRTLKRTALNDLFIGEIRDQQTAALLQDAIESGTNCYTTVHARNCMGIPARLISPGIGIDIDVVSTPGNLKLLGYQALLPKNCPGCKLKATKLLQGEDAIEWEDYFSRIKRLYGIEPEKIYVRNPDGCDKCRRDGLPELNGLLGRTVVAELVEPDDHFLECIRDSKTIELSRYLASLRTSRYDDPDMTGKSAMDCAIYKMSKGEIDPREIEPRFMSFVTVERRREMAAAHTKNLQSIKKLQAV, encoded by the coding sequence ATGCAGTGGCCATTCTTCTCACGTCAACGCTCAACAGTCCCAGCTCCACCGACTGCGACCACTTTCGTCCTCAGTCAACGTGTCATAAAGACCGAGACCGAGCTGCTCAAGGAAGTGAGCTTCCATCGCCCGCTCGGGAAGGACAAGGACATCAACCTGGCGGGAAGTCTGGCCCAGCACATCTGTCCTCTCGAAACACGAAAAGACAGCAAACAGTTCATTTTGCTCGTGAGCAACCGCCACCGAAGCTCGCAAGAACTACGGGCTACGACCGAGCTCCTCCTGTCCAAAAACTACCGTCTCGCACCAGGCGCCAACGTCTATCTGGTCGAGAGTGAAACCATCATCCATGCCGTCTCGCGTGGCCACATCGACGGGACCCAGGGGGAGCGCCTTCGCAACATCTTGGGCGACAGGGCAAAAGCCGGCTACTACCAGTCGTTCGAGGAACTGGTGCGTTACGGCGTAACCAACCGCGCCTCTGACATTCACCTGAACATCTTCACTGCCCAAGCACGCAGCGAGGTCCGGTTCACCATCGAGGGCAAGTACGTGGCCCCACCACGCTTCCACTTGCCAACTGCCACGCTTCTGTCCATCGCTGGAGTCGCGTACCAAACTGCCAAGGGCGTCAAAGACCCCGTTTTCAATGGCACTGTCGAATCCCAGTGCCGGATCTTCATCGATCTGGCCGAGTTTGGACAGTTCATGCTGCGCTGGGCGTCGATGGCCTGTGACGAAGGCCCGCAGATAACAATGCGGATCACGCCCATTAATGCCAAGAAAGAACCGCTGACGCTGGAGCAACTGGGCTACCTCCCTACACAGATCGCCATGCTGATGCGAGCCATGCGATCCGAGGGCGGTGCAATCATCCTCTCGGGGGTCGTTGACTCGGGCAAATCGACAACGATATCGACACTACTCAGTGGAGTTCCAAGCACGCGCAAAGTGATGACAGTGGAAGACCCGCGAGAAAACATCTTGCCTGGCAGTCACTTCCACCAGAACACAGTGAGTCGCGACCTTGAAAGCGATGAGGACCCTTTCAAGCCAAAGAAGAGAACATTAAAGCGAACCGCTCTTAACGATCTATTCATCGGCGAGATTCGTGACCAGCAAACCGCAGCACTGCTTCAAGATGCTATCGAATCGGGTACTAACTGCTACACGACTGTGCACGCTCGTAATTGCATGGGTATACCAGCACGCTTGATATCGCCAGGTATTGGCATTGACATCGATGTCGTTTCCACACCAGGGAACCTCAAGCTGCTGGGATATCAGGCGCTACTTCCGAAAAACTGCCCAGGCTGCAAGCTAAAGGCCACAAAGCTCCTCCAAGGTGAAGACGCAATAGAGTGGGAAGATTACTTCTCACGCATCAAACGTCTCTACGGCATTGAACCAGAGAAAATATATGTCAGAAACCCCGATGGATGCGATAAATGCCGGCGTGATGGATTGCCTGAACTGAATGGGCTACTTGGTCGCACCGTGGTCGCCGAGTTGGTCGAGCCTGACGACCATTTCCTAGAATGTATCCGCGACTCCAAAACAATTGAACTGAGCCGGTATCTGGCGTCATTGCGCACCTCACGATATGACGATCCAGATATGACCGGAAAATCTGCAATGGACTGTGCCATATACAAAATGAGCAAAGGTGAAATAGACCCTAGAGAGATCGAGCCTCGATTCATGTCATTCGTCACCGTAGAAAGACGCCGTGAAATGGCTGCAGCTCACACAAAGAATCTTCAATCAATTAAGAAGCTGCAGGCTGTGTGA
- a CDS encoding prepilin-type N-terminal cleavage/methylation domain-containing protein, with protein MPQKWFSCKSISTCFIKEQKTMQSFINQSRRLRNTFRRKGKEDGFTLIELMVVAGIIVILAVLAFPALQGLYREYRAPYFARDLAKAVASIQGAANTVATATPYTGVTTATLASALKDSAFSVSGATATHSIQATGLNPQAIAVTGTPGANLLVTVSKVHEKACMPMITQMVRAAESIKVGTVVVKAAGGQPAIATLQSSCAVPAGVDIEYTFQ; from the coding sequence ATGCCGCAAAAATGGTTTTCCTGTAAGTCTATTTCAACCTGCTTTATCAAGGAGCAAAAAACTATGCAAAGCTTTATTAATCAATCTCGTCGCCTGCGCAATACATTTCGACGTAAAGGAAAAGAAGACGGCTTCACGCTGATCGAATTGATGGTCGTTGCGGGCATTATCGTGATCCTCGCAGTGCTGGCATTTCCCGCGCTGCAAGGCCTATATCGTGAATATCGTGCGCCGTACTTTGCGCGAGACCTTGCCAAGGCCGTAGCGTCGATCCAGGGCGCAGCAAACACGGTGGCCACCGCGACGCCATATACAGGCGTGACAACGGCCACGCTGGCCAGCGCACTGAAAGACTCAGCTTTCAGCGTTTCCGGCGCTACTGCGACCCACTCCATACAAGCAACCGGATTGAACCCCCAGGCAATTGCCGTAACCGGCACGCCTGGCGCCAACCTGCTGGTCACGGTCTCAAAGGTGCACGAGAAGGCCTGCATGCCGATGATTACGCAGATGGTGCGAGCAGCTGAGAGCATCAAGGTTGGAACGGTCGTCGTAAAGGCCGCTGGTGGCCAACCTGCTATCGCGACGCTGCAAAGCAGCTGCGCGGTGCCGGCGGGCGTCGACATTGAGTACACCTTCCAATAA
- a CDS encoding type II secretion system protein, with protein sequence MLRKRPHRKQQAGFLLLELIAVLGLTAVLGVYASKEAIDKINSGRAEATGVYLSTLKDGLDKFLNLNAQALAMGSVVAGFSDPLAPTVDELRTAKYLPVSFPLIDPMRRRQLITVDRSGCPGSTCSLTAYSYSHLPLTASCNGYATDGACAAAATGSVWHVQAEEIRSASQGYGTTVTLLAPSRLRGSSCDYPTPGGAGPATYGVCTTRTAAIYSQFVRIRDDRDPDLQGDLSVVGKVKSGSLVSQSLSISNGPTEITSINSSGDVTVKNGSGIPTAGISMSDGSGRAYGQVIKPTSIQIKGNWCAGTNQQGDIAQDANGQGLVMCIGGYWKGISPQKDAVSGGWCPQNGGVAWNTQDVALYCSGNQWVTLADRFGKKVFSDSYSASNGSWIPKPTCQSGTSGSMIMLLPKNQSTDAVKLNHYAADYGSAWVVSIVDNAGNGAAGEAIAQTYCIYY encoded by the coding sequence ATGCTGCGCAAGCGCCCTCATCGCAAACAACAGGCTGGCTTCCTCCTGCTTGAGCTCATCGCTGTGCTTGGCTTGACCGCTGTTCTCGGCGTCTATGCATCCAAGGAGGCAATCGACAAGATCAACAGCGGCCGCGCAGAAGCTACCGGCGTCTACCTCTCGACGCTCAAGGATGGACTGGACAAGTTCCTTAACCTCAATGCCCAGGCCCTTGCCATGGGATCGGTTGTGGCCGGCTTCTCCGACCCCCTCGCCCCCACGGTCGACGAGTTGCGCACTGCCAAGTATTTGCCTGTCTCATTTCCGCTCATCGACCCTATGAGACGCCGGCAACTCATCACGGTGGATCGATCTGGCTGCCCAGGATCGACATGCTCGCTGACCGCCTATTCGTATAGCCACCTACCACTGACTGCCAGCTGCAACGGATATGCAACCGATGGAGCCTGCGCGGCTGCTGCAACGGGCTCCGTTTGGCATGTGCAAGCTGAAGAGATCAGATCCGCTAGCCAGGGGTATGGCACTACGGTGACCTTGCTTGCCCCCAGTCGCCTGCGTGGGAGCAGCTGTGACTATCCAACTCCAGGGGGCGCAGGCCCAGCCACTTATGGCGTTTGCACGACCAGAACTGCAGCGATCTATTCTCAATTTGTACGCATCCGAGACGACCGCGATCCCGATCTGCAAGGCGACTTGAGCGTGGTGGGGAAAGTGAAGTCAGGCTCGCTCGTGTCTCAGTCGTTGTCGATCAGCAATGGACCAACCGAGATCACCAGCATCAACAGCAGCGGCGACGTGACGGTTAAGAACGGCTCTGGCATCCCAACAGCTGGCATATCGATGAGCGATGGATCTGGTCGAGCCTATGGCCAAGTCATCAAGCCAACTAGCATTCAAATCAAGGGTAACTGGTGCGCAGGAACAAATCAACAAGGCGATATTGCCCAAGACGCAAATGGCCAGGGGCTCGTGATGTGTATCGGCGGCTACTGGAAGGGAATATCGCCTCAGAAGGATGCAGTATCAGGCGGGTGGTGCCCACAGAATGGTGGAGTGGCGTGGAATACCCAGGACGTAGCCCTCTACTGTTCAGGCAATCAATGGGTGACTCTCGCAGATCGATTTGGGAAAAAGGTTTTCTCTGATTCCTACTCTGCATCGAACGGAAGCTGGATACCCAAACCGACATGCCAATCGGGTACTAGCGGATCAATGATTATGTTACTCCCAAAAAATCAGAGCACCGATGCAGTAAAACTAAACCATTATGCAGCTGATTATGGAAGTGCATGGGTAGTGTCAATTGTTGATAATGCTGGCAATGGTGCTGCCGGCGAGGCCATCGCCCAAACATACTGCATCTATTATTAG
- a CDS encoding CAP domain-containing protein, with the protein MKISSTLSIVAIACVLAACGGGGGGDSSSGGGSNNNGGSTPPAEVIPPSNSAYPTAIEKSTYTEKDKVDIYSTINNFRTTCGFSSIKQNSLLDTAANGHAIYLQSNSTIGHTQNSGNINFTGATLLNRANAAGYQPSVLAEIAGSNNGGTLLAGTSPSGIKISKDAPTGQALINSLFSTVYHLSGATKEWSEMGIGYSASGNLTPLPGETMYYAAAVVNFGVPAGSNAPVYTGGKIRSFPCDGIDGVSPIFTTEIPSPYPARDFNASPMGTPIMLASAAGGSIEISKASITAVGASTSVAVKILNSADDVHKLVANSEAFAIPDLPLAEDTSYSVAISGTADAKPFTTSFTFKTGKQN; encoded by the coding sequence ATGAAGATTTCTAGCACCCTTTCTATTGTGGCAATTGCCTGTGTACTCGCCGCATGTGGCGGTGGCGGTGGCGGCGACAGCAGCAGTGGAGGTGGTAGCAACAACAACGGCGGTTCTACACCTCCGGCCGAGGTCATTCCTCCGTCTAATAGTGCCTATCCGACGGCAATTGAGAAGTCAACCTATACCGAAAAAGACAAGGTTGATATTTACTCGACGATTAATAATTTCCGCACGACATGCGGCTTTAGCTCCATTAAGCAGAATAGCCTGCTTGACACCGCTGCTAATGGACATGCTATTTATCTTCAATCAAATAGCACGATCGGACACACCCAGAACAGCGGAAACATTAATTTCACGGGCGCGACGTTGCTCAATCGCGCTAATGCAGCTGGCTATCAGCCTTCTGTGCTCGCCGAAATAGCAGGGTCTAATAACGGCGGAACATTGTTGGCCGGAACAAGCCCGTCAGGTATCAAAATATCTAAAGATGCCCCAACGGGACAAGCGTTGATCAACAGTTTGTTTTCTACTGTTTATCATCTCAGCGGCGCTACAAAAGAATGGTCAGAAATGGGGATTGGATATTCCGCGTCAGGAAATCTCACACCGTTGCCCGGTGAGACCATGTACTATGCGGCTGCTGTCGTTAACTTTGGAGTGCCTGCAGGCAGCAATGCTCCGGTTTACACGGGGGGGAAGATCCGCAGCTTCCCTTGCGACGGTATCGACGGCGTATCTCCAATTTTCACAACAGAGATTCCTAGCCCATATCCTGCTCGTGATTTCAATGCTTCGCCCATGGGAACCCCTATCATGCTTGCGTCGGCAGCTGGAGGCAGCATTGAAATTTCCAAAGCATCTATTACGGCAGTTGGAGCAAGCACATCCGTGGCTGTGAAGATCCTGAATTCAGCGGATGACGTACATAAACTGGTTGCCAACTCTGAAGCCTTCGCTATTCCTGATCTGCCTTTGGCAGAAGATACAAGCTACTCTGTAGCAATTAGTGGGACTGCAGATGCTAAACCGTTTACCACCAGCTTCACTTTCAAAACAGGGAAGCAAAATTAA
- a CDS encoding DEAD/DEAH box helicase — MNDLAIAEPAVTEASTTAAKAALVVQEVADELGTIEGADFLAEVIDETLPLGDFIREFGQGLLDQVRSQNPPVYLPQRDQLSEAWLARQQILDNLKRKPFKEQSEAVQAIVKLLADRGEPAAVLNAEMGTGKTMMAICVSVLLQQLQRRNPRTLVISPPHLVYKWRREILDTVPGARVWILNGPDTLRKLLQMRARLGITTSQPEFFVLGRVRMRMGFHWRPSFIERTILVGGQRFVAACCPCCMRPLESKGDDDETLPMSVPLAKQVLSDRRRKCEHCNSTLWTLIRNGRPIDSMSDLVVNALQQMPTIGPVSAKRLLSKFGEKTLAAMLEDNVYEFLNLMDENGELVFSDKQAKRMERSLATFEFSIGQGGYQPTEFIKRYLPTNYFGLLVVDEGHEYKNEGSAQGQAMGVLASQCEKVLLLTGTLMGGYADDLFHLLWRVNPRVLIEDGFKPSKTGSMAAATMGFMRVHGVLKDIYKETSTTSHRTAKGKGVTVRTSKAPGFGPVGILRYVLPITVFLKLRDIGQKVLPAYDESFVDVQMRDDQAEAYVAMSMKLVQILKQALAMKDSTLLGVVMNVLLAWPECCFRSETVRHPRSKELLHMQPALFDDVECTPKEAKLIELCMDEKALGRKVLVYSIYSGTRDTTARLRMLLEARGFKVAVLRASVDAAKREDWVADQVERGIDVLITNPELVKTGLDLLEFPTIAFMQSGFNVYTMLQAARRSWRIGQKHDVRVIFLGYAGTSQMECLRLMAKKIAVSQSTSGDMPESGLDVLNDNEGESIEMALARDLLTM; from the coding sequence ATGAACGATTTGGCAATTGCTGAGCCCGCTGTGACAGAGGCATCGACTACTGCGGCCAAGGCCGCCCTGGTGGTACAGGAAGTCGCAGATGAACTTGGCACGATCGAAGGCGCAGATTTCCTGGCCGAAGTGATTGATGAAACCCTGCCCCTTGGAGATTTCATACGCGAGTTTGGCCAAGGGCTGCTCGATCAGGTCCGGTCACAGAACCCGCCTGTCTATTTACCGCAGCGCGACCAACTGTCCGAGGCCTGGCTGGCCCGCCAGCAGATCCTCGACAATTTGAAGCGCAAGCCATTCAAAGAGCAATCCGAAGCGGTTCAGGCCATCGTAAAGCTCCTGGCTGATCGAGGCGAGCCGGCTGCGGTGTTAAACGCGGAGATGGGCACGGGCAAGACCATGATGGCCATCTGCGTGTCTGTGCTGCTTCAGCAGCTGCAGCGACGTAATCCGCGCACGCTTGTGATCTCACCGCCGCACCTTGTCTACAAGTGGCGGCGCGAGATTCTTGACACGGTACCCGGCGCTCGGGTCTGGATCTTGAATGGCCCGGACACACTGCGCAAGCTGCTGCAGATGCGTGCCCGCTTGGGCATCACAACGAGCCAGCCGGAGTTCTTCGTGCTGGGCCGTGTGCGGATGCGTATGGGGTTTCATTGGCGTCCGTCCTTTATCGAACGCACCATCCTCGTTGGTGGCCAGCGTTTCGTGGCTGCATGCTGCCCCTGCTGCATGCGGCCGCTCGAATCGAAGGGCGATGACGACGAGACCTTGCCCATGTCCGTGCCCTTGGCCAAGCAGGTCCTCAGTGACCGCCGGCGAAAGTGCGAACACTGCAACTCGACGCTGTGGACGCTGATTCGCAATGGGCGGCCCATCGACTCCATGTCCGATCTGGTGGTCAACGCACTTCAGCAGATGCCAACCATCGGCCCGGTTTCTGCGAAGCGGCTGCTCAGCAAATTTGGAGAGAAAACACTGGCTGCGATGCTGGAGGACAACGTCTACGAGTTCTTGAACTTGATGGACGAGAACGGGGAGCTGGTATTCAGCGACAAGCAGGCGAAGCGCATGGAGCGAAGCCTGGCCACGTTCGAGTTTTCAATCGGGCAGGGCGGCTATCAGCCCACGGAGTTCATCAAGCGCTATCTGCCGACCAACTACTTTGGTTTGCTGGTGGTCGATGAAGGACACGAGTACAAAAACGAGGGCTCGGCCCAGGGTCAGGCAATGGGCGTGTTGGCCAGCCAGTGCGAAAAAGTGCTGCTGCTGACGGGCACACTCATGGGCGGCTATGCGGATGATCTTTTTCACCTGCTCTGGCGCGTCAATCCCAGGGTGCTGATCGAGGACGGCTTCAAGCCATCCAAGACCGGCTCCATGGCTGCCGCGACCATGGGCTTCATGCGCGTGCATGGAGTGCTTAAGGACATCTACAAAGAGACCTCAACTACTTCCCACCGCACGGCCAAGGGCAAAGGCGTGACTGTTCGCACAAGCAAGGCTCCAGGGTTCGGCCCTGTGGGTATCTTGCGTTACGTGCTTCCCATTACGGTATTCCTAAAGCTGCGGGACATTGGGCAGAAGGTGCTGCCGGCGTATGACGAGTCCTTTGTTGACGTGCAAATGCGCGATGACCAAGCCGAGGCATACGTCGCTATGTCGATGAAACTGGTGCAGATCCTTAAGCAGGCCTTGGCCATGAAGGACAGCACGCTGTTGGGTGTGGTCATGAACGTATTGCTTGCATGGCCAGAATGCTGCTTTCGTTCGGAAACGGTGAGGCATCCAAGAAGCAAGGAGCTGCTGCACATGCAGCCGGCTCTGTTCGATGATGTGGAATGCACTCCGAAAGAGGCCAAGCTCATTGAGCTCTGCATGGATGAGAAAGCCCTCGGCCGCAAGGTCCTGGTCTATTCAATCTATTCAGGCACCCGCGACACCACGGCCCGGTTGCGCATGCTGCTCGAAGCCAGGGGGTTCAAGGTAGCTGTGCTGCGTGCCAGCGTAGATGCGGCCAAGCGTGAAGACTGGGTAGCAGACCAGGTAGAGCGAGGCATCGATGTGCTCATCACCAATCCCGAACTGGTGAAGACTGGCCTGGATTTGCTTGAGTTCCCAACGATCGCTTTCATGCAATCGGGATTCAATGTCTACACGATGCTTCAGGCGGCCAGGCGCTCCTGGCGCATTGGTCAGAAGCATGATGTTCGCGTGATCTTCCTTGGCTACGCCGGCACTTCGCAAATGGAATGCCTGCGCCTCATGGCCAAGAAAATCGCGGTATCGCAGTCCACCTCCGGAGATATGCCTGAAAGTGGACTGGACGTTCTCAATGACAACGAGGGCGAAAGCATTGAGATGGCTCTCGCGAGAGACCTTTTGACGATGTAG